From Pseudomonas sp. B21-028, one genomic window encodes:
- a CDS encoding phytanoyl-CoA dioxygenase family protein, translating into MTNRNQLHQNGYVLLHRAIPTEWLAGLRSLFDAGVIPSDQWPTPRGWDWRHSLLDCNPAIQTVCRLPPLLAAVGELIGERFFLAQVEGREPLAGGGHQQLHRDLSAQRPGDTAVALAFFDDYGPENGATRIVPGSHRPPAQMPPFDFADESHSVQLSGCAGDILVFDAELVHGASLNVSGARRRSILMGYFSERLYEAHLETAHLRNIRMDTSERFEPADFVFGST; encoded by the coding sequence ATGACCAACCGTAATCAACTCCACCAGAATGGCTACGTCCTCCTGCACCGAGCGATCCCAACCGAATGGCTCGCAGGGCTGCGTAGCCTATTCGATGCGGGCGTAATCCCGTCGGATCAATGGCCAACCCCCCGTGGCTGGGACTGGCGTCATTCGCTACTGGACTGCAATCCAGCGATACAGACGGTGTGTCGGCTGCCACCGTTGCTGGCGGCAGTGGGTGAGTTGATCGGCGAGCGGTTCTTTCTCGCGCAGGTGGAGGGACGCGAGCCCCTGGCAGGTGGTGGTCATCAGCAGTTGCACCGCGACCTGTCGGCCCAGCGGCCAGGCGATACGGCTGTCGCGCTGGCTTTTTTCGACGACTACGGTCCCGAGAACGGCGCGACACGTATCGTGCCCGGCAGCCATCGCCCGCCAGCGCAAATGCCGCCCTTCGATTTCGCTGACGAGTCCCACTCCGTGCAGCTTTCGGGGTGCGCCGGCGACATTCTGGTGTTCGATGCCGAGCTGGTCCACGGGGCCAGTCTGAATGTGAGCGGAGCACGTCGTCGCTCGATTCTGATGGGCTATTTTTCTGAGCGGCTCTATGAGGCGCACCTGGAGACAGCGCACTTACGGAATATCCGGATGGACACGAGCGAGCGATTCGAGCCTGCCGATTTTGTCTTTGGTTCGACATAG